ataatttataagaacataaaaatcatcatttgacactaaaacattattttcttcattaataTTAGTATACATTTTAGTGGAACCTTCGAATAATTCagatattgataaattaattgcatgattttaaattttaattatcttataCCTTCTTAGCTTATTCACCAATCTTTCTTATTAATACAATCATTCTTTTTACTGAaacttatgaaaattatatactacATATATCAATTGCACGCATTAGACtgtgcaatattttatatttacttcttattttctgttttcctgcaaaatataaaattataattatatatattaaataactaataaatcagttgttattatttaataaattggTGTGCGTATATAAATCAAACGATCACTCTTGTTTTTTGCAATCATTTTAggataaataaatcaaaaaatcaaTCTTATATGTCgtatataatatgtaattaaatttaaatgatattaacatatatatttttatacttttaatatggattttattaaatgagatttctactcatatgattttccttatcaaaatattagtaTGTATTTTTCGTacgatgtatagtttaatttaaaagacatgatatatatatatatatatatatataaacctattaaaattaatttatttattcatacgTTCATTGTATCCTAATatggaaaaaaatttaaaacttgatcacaaaaatttatatgagacttttaacagttttagtaatttatactcattttaaaaatttcaaaatacaacatatgcaaaaaatctatttttattatatgattaatataattgtgtaatttattttaataacaaagaattaaaaagatagaaagtatacaaattgttatcaaatttttattatttaaaactattaattgtcatatatatattttagtcacATTAAATAATTTGGTAggtttatttaaggaaatatatatacGACCAATGTACGctaaagaatatatttttagactATGGTCTATCTAAGGTGTTCTAGAATTCTTTTAAATAACATTTAGAAGGTATAGACAACTGCGATATAAGATgaggtctttttttttaatttttaacaaaattaagattacaattttttaaaagatccTCAAAATGTTCTCCACGCGGCCACACAGAAGCCCTTTAGCATCACAAGATAGTTTTACATTGTACTTTACCGATGTTCCTACCTGTAGATATGACACATCAATATGctcaacagattttattttattttatttttattttatttaatatttactttttttcctTGAAGATCAAATCTATAAATACCACCTTCTCCTCGCTTAACTCCACTCGCAACTCTCTATCCTTTCCTAAATATAcacacttcttcttctctttgttcATATTTTTCTGCTTCAGATGGCTGGTGTTGAGGtaatctttatttatttatcactGAATCGTAtaataaagtatatatttttggttcttGGCACGtaaaaatcttcaaaaatatattatatagcaGTTTCAGACAAAGAAACATGTTCGTGCCATGTTTTGAATTTGGTATCTAAAAATTTTATACCATcagcttaaaaaaaaaaaaaaaaaaaaaaaaaaaaaaaaaaaaaaatgagatcaCGACAAAGGTTGCTATCGATGATGCATATGTTACAATAATTAGTTGCTCATCAATACAAAGGTTGATCCTGAGTTATGGCTCACGACGCAAAAGTTCAAATTGATTTCTTACCGCGCAGGCTGAGAAAATAGTATCAAACACTGAAGAGACGACCACCGAGACGCCTAAAGAAACTGTTCAAGCTGATGGCTCCGAGACAGCTCCAGTTAAAGATGAGAAACCTGTAGAAGTTCCAGCAGCTCTCGGGGAGAAAGATGTTAAGCCGACGGCAGAGGAGGAGAAAACTGGTGAAGTCAAGACAGTGTAATAAACTGCTTTTTAAACCTATAACGTTTCTTGTGTTTATTTTGTGTGTTGCATCCTATGTTTACGAAATATTGGATAATGATGAGCTTGGGATAATAATAAAACACTTCAGGTGCGAGTATGATTATTGTaatgtttaattaatataaaatatatgcgTAATGgggttttgttttgtatattgTCTATGATGAAACGCTGTGGTTTTTAAACTTTTCATTCTCCCTaccataaaattaattattttatccaAAAGTTAAAGAAGCAGAAGTTAAGAAAGGTTCACCTTTCTCTCCCGGTCATAAACAGAGGCTGACCAcagataaataatatatacaccAAACGCACCAATCTAAGAACCTAAAgatcagagagagagatcacGTTGATAATTTATTCACCATTTACCGAAACTGGAGCTGACATGATCTTGAGTGATGAACCTTAGTCGCTGTTCCATGAGACCCATCGTCGGGTACTTTGGCAAACAGAGACGGTAAAAGCAAGTGTGAGACGTTGGAAGACGATCATTAGCTTCATGTAACCTGTAGATATAAAGCTTAGACGACAACCCTCTAAACCCTTCCACTGGTATAAACTTATTCGATGTCCAAAAGAAGAGCACACTCCTCCGTTCTTCCTCTGTCATCTTCCTCagaatctacaaaaaaaaaaaaactccagtTAAAGAGATTGGTTCTAAAAACAAAGTCAAGCTTTTAAAGTCTTCTTCTTACCTTCCAGAACCAGTCTATTTGGCGGTCGGTTTCTCTGAAACCATTGTACTCTGTATGCGCTTTCCAATCATCTACACTTATCTGGTTCTCTCCTCCACGAAGCATCCCATCGAAATCCTCTAGATGTAAGTGACGGAAGAAAGACTGCACAGGAACCGAGAGTATATCAAAGAACCCCTCTGAGAATTTCTCCACTAGCTCGGAGACTGATGTGACAAATCGTTTATTGATCAGGAGCTCGACGTATTCGTCCCTGTTCTCGCTGTTAACAGCTGTGTATTTCCCATCTTGTTTTAGCTCTTCTGTCTCCCTTTTCCCTAGCTCCTCTGTCTCCAACACAAAAGTTAGACCGAGACCTGCGTTTGAATCGAAAAACACTGGATCCATCTCTAGAATCTGTTTGCAGCTATTGTACATGATTCGGTCCGTGTCTTTGATATCTTCCAAAGAGATTGTCTGGTTGGTCAACTGTAGGTAGAAGACACGATCGAATAGCACCCCTACTTGAACATTGTGCATCAAAGCTAAAGCAACCACACGACCAGTAAACTTGAAGTAATCAAGATGCAATGGATCCACCTTGGATGCTgaatgtaattaaaaaaaaatacacatcaATTATAATTACAGAGCATCTGAAATCATCAGCAACAAAGCTAACCTGGATTTGGAGAGAATCTTCTGAAATCATCAGCAGATCGAAGGAAGAGTGTTCTTCCCGGAGTAAATATCTCCTGACAAACCAAGTAGAACCATTCTCTCAACACACCAGGACCTGTAGCTTCCTCATTCTTGAATTCCATAAACAGTCCACCAAGAAGTCCCCCTGGGCTCGCCTTTGAGATATACTCAAAggcttcttttaacaaatctgaCCGATCAATGAGCATTTCGTGCATCTCCGTATAGTCTTCTTTACCGTCAGGAAACAGCATCAACGCCAAATGCCTCCTACATTCAAAGGTTGTAGCTTCCTTGTACTCAGAGATCCACCCATGATCATCCCCTCTTTTCACAAACTTCAAAATGAGCGCGCAGAACGGAACCTTCATGGAATTAATAAGACTAACAACCTGTTCCTTACCACCTAGATAGAGTTCAGACATCGAACTAACAATCTTCAGAACAGCGAGATACTGTCCCCACTTCAAAGCCATAGCTTCTCTTCTCCCCAACGAAGACTCAATTCTCAACAAACAGATATTCATCGTAGTCAACAACCTCCCAAATATCTGCCTAACCCGCCCCACCTCCGCCTCCAGAACAGTACTCCTCAGAGGCAAAGCTATAGGGATCAAACTAGAAAGCTGGAAATCAATAGCATACCTCAAGGGCTTCCAAAAGGAAGAGAATTTCTGAACATCATACAAACTAGGCCCTAAGCTATCATCAACCAACTGCTGCTCCATGAGATCAGCCAACTCGCTCAAACAAGGCAAAATCTCTTCCCCAACAGACAGCAATCTATAATGTAAACTAGTAAAACCAGCTTCAGACTTATCAACAGTCTCCTGAACCGTCTCCAGCAACGTTCCCAACGCGTTCCTGCACGATCCGTAAAGACCGTTGTGAGGACAAACTCTCCTAAGCAATCTACAAAACTCCAACACAACGGGTAAACAACAGCTTTGAAGTTCATCAGGCAATGCTAAACAGCTATTCAAGAAGAGCTTAACCGAACTCTCCCCACATATTCTGTTAGCTTCTAACGGAGAAACATACAACATAACCAGAGCCGCTGGCACGGAAGAGCTCGTGAAGATATTGAGATAATTCTCAGTCGAAGAACTCTCCTCGCTTTCTCCAGGTATCGTGGAGAAGAAGGAAGATAGCTTCTCGTTGATAGACATGCCACGAGGGAGAGGAGGGGAGTTGTTGTTATCTCCTCTGAGCATTCTTGAGACAATGTACATGATGTCATCAACAACTTGGCAAGCGACGGGATGCTCCGTGCTCCGCATACGGCCGACGAGGTGGAGAGAGGAGTCCTGCTCGATTGAGTAGTAGCTGAGGGGGCGATCGTCCTGTAACTGCCTCCCTTTGTAGATAACTCTCTGCTCCGAAACCGGAATCTTGGTCTTGAACTCGATTCTATTATGGAGAGTCTCAACGGTGTCGTTTTTGTCGGCGTGGATCACGATCGTCTTCCCTCCTGACATCATACGGACGAAGAGCTGTAACCGAGTTGACTCGGAGCGAGTTGGAGACTCggtggaggaagaggaggaggattGGGATGAGGACCGGTTCGAGGCGGAATTCTCATCGGATCTCCAAGGAGGGAAGGGTTGTTGCGACGGGGAGGTGTGATCGGCGTCGAGCTCGTGCCTCTTCATCTTCTGGAGGATGTTGTTATCAACAACGCCGTTATCGTCGAATTTCCGTTTGTGGTGGTTGTCGGAGAAACGGCTTAGAGTCATCGAGAGATGATTAAAGCTCTGTGTATAGCCGCCGTGTATTGGTGTATGTAGAGGAAGGCGATCGGAGGTTTCGTCTGGGTTTTAACACAGCCCCTTCACTTGATTTCTCTATACGCCATCTTTAAACAGACGCGACgcacacatttttttttttaatcttgtttaatatcaaaatgggacaatttttttaaagaagtataatataaaaagtttcaTACGTTTTTTTGATTCGCCTGAAAAGTGTCAAAACAACATTTATTGTTATGATATAAAATGTGTATGTTTTATGACacgtagattttttttgtttagatactatatctatataaaatcaaagattttcttctatttattcattttttctgaaaatattaatattattatacattttaaaaacccgATAAACACAGATACAATGTTGACTACAAATTCGATTCGACTATAAATTTATCTAGAATCAAATATAATAaaccctttaacaaaaaaaaaatcaaatataataacattaaaccatcacaaattcaataatTTATCCGAAACTAAGGTTTTAGTTTTGGATAAGAGACTGTTCTtagattttttagattttaactaagaaaaactAAGAACCGTTAGAGATATAAGAGTCGTTCTTTAGccgaaaaatataaaaaaacaaaaacaaatttcaaatcATGAATTAAGAACTCGACTAAGAGATCGAAGTTAATTATGCCCTTAGCTTTGTCTCTTCCATATGTTAGTATTCTCGAGACAACATGTGAGTTAGGTCTCGGGATTTTGTCGAAGTCTAATCTCCATTTTTGATGAACACAAGAGAATCAATTGAATAGGTAGTCACAAACAGCCATATCTTATGGCGAGCCACCGCAACAAGAGCTATACCATCTCGTTAAAGAAGTCATTGAAAGAAAGATACAAAGCTACACAATGACCGACTCTCTTGCAACATAAGAAGGCTTTAGAGACGCGAGTCGTGCAAACTTGCAACCGACAAGGTAACAAAAAACAGGCTTTAAATCACCACTACACCTAGATTGGTAATGTTCCCAACCTGCACAGATTAGATATCAACATTACCACTAAAGAATAAGGTTGACCCACGGCTCTGGGAAGTGAGATAAGCCAAGAGATGACACCAAACGATCATGACCAAACCACAAATACAATCGAAGCCACTCGAGAACAGAGAGACAATAATCTGTGGCTTCATATTTTGAAGCTATAATAATATTAGGAAAGTTTCCTAGAATGATACAAATTAGTTGTGTTATTACTAGAATGACTTatattttccaaatttattaaaatatattttctggtCGAAATTACCCTTGTTTATAGttataacaataaaaatattatcaaaatattctTACCATATGATCGCAGGtagatttattttcaaaaaagaaatctATTAACTAATAAGtctgtttagaaaaaaaaatctatcgtAAAAATAGTGTCAGACTTTTTTAGAAAAGTCAGATTTGTTTCTATGACAGAGTTAATTTTCCGATTTGAatagtaaataaatttttagtgATATATCTCACGAATGAGATAGTAGATTTGTTATAAATGTTAGATTTTTGCAGTCAACTTATTTTCTGATGGACCGATTTATCTTCTTATATTTAACTTATTTTCTTATGGAAGAGTTACATATCCAACTTAAAATTGTTGCCAAACTTTTTAATTTACGTGGTagcaaatttttttaatttatattgtgACAGAATTCTTGACAAAAATCTGAATTTATTTCAATCCGGTTTATGTTAATTTCGAATCTGGTTTATTTTTACCTTAATTAAGATCAGAATTAGGTAAACAAATTTGTAATTTTCGTCATCTCTTTCATCCTTTTTTTCCTGATTAAGTTGTCTCCTTTTTTATGTCACTGTAAATTGTCTTATTTTATATTGGTTTAATCACTTgttgtaatcttttttttacgGCACTTGTTGTAATCCTTATTGTTTAGAAAAACAAGGATCACATCCTTCTCGTCCGAGAAAAGTGGaaattttgaaagaaagaaaTGGTTATTTAAAGTGGCAATGATCAATGTAGTAAATTATTTGCAGTTAACAAAGAAACTAGATACAAAGAGTCTCTGAAAATCATATGTTGGAGCCGGAGCTGACATGGCTTTTCCCTAAAGGTTGTATGTTGGAGGAAGACCTTGACACACCTCCTTTAATGTTATGGATTATTTTTAGAACTCCaccaatttaatataaaaaccaataatgttattgattttttttgctgAAGTCActtatattagtggaattattaaataaaaattgaaagtaAAACAAATCACTAGGGGGGGCGTTCGGGTTTGGTTCAGGTCAATCAGGGTTTTGGAGTTTGGGGTTAAAAAATTGAGTCCTATTCGGATacttctaaatttcggttcatgTACGGTTCGGATCTGTGCGGATAcagttcgggttcgggttcggataacccatttaaattatatttaaaattttagaattcattatatattttaatttttctcaaaatttataaacagaATAATATGTTACACatatatttgaataacatatgtaagaatacttaaacttagcatataaattggtttggtttgaatatttggatagaaaataaatagatattttaagtatttttggtgtttagagtgtattttaggtattttagatatttagttttgactatttgtatatatatttttagtattatggacaacttaaaagtatattatctattttagaTGTTTTTGATATGAATCTATTTCAGATAAATTCAGGTATCCGAAATACTCCGGcctggttcgggttcggtttcgattctctaaataccaaaattttgaacccattcggatatttaatcaatttcggtccGGATTTGATACATTTTCGGATCAGATTCGGTTCTTcggattcaaaattttttaCCAGTCctatttatatagttatattagTAAAATCTAAATTTGTGTGGAAACAAATCGTAATAATATTAGCAAAGCTTCGTCTGCTCTCAAGCCAGCTCCGTATACAACGGGATAAACTGGTTCAATACGGAACTACATATACTGGTGACAACAACTCAAGAACCGATGCTAACTCTCTGATCCCTCAACAAGATCTTCTTGGCAGTAACCCATAGGGGCTCTGACCAGCAATATTATTCACTGGTTTATGTTAATgaataaagtcccacatcggtagttggagaaATAATTAAGTAGTATATAAAAGGTTAAGGTTAATCCACTAATtgtcaattggttttaagttggaagcccaagaaacttaacatggtatcagagcagtcgATCCTTGTGGatcaaagttaaattaaaaagagaCACCCGATGTTGGGCCACTCCGTGGATAGTATTCCCACAATTATCCACGCACGTGCGTGAGGGAGAGTGTTAATGAATAAAGAGCCGATGTTGGACAACTCCGTGGATGTTGTTCCTACAGTTGCCCACGCATGtgcgtgagggggagtgttaatgAATAAATTCCCACATTGGTAGTTGAAGAAATAATTAAGTagtatataaagggttagggctAATCCACTatttgccaattggttttaattttgggtgtgagttaggcccatcactaatatggtatcagagttCAAAGGTTTCAATTTGTCGATTGTGGTCCACCCGTGGATGTCCAGTCCCATAAACTTCACGCTACAGTTGTTCAATCCTGAGCGTGAGGGTTAGGGTTAATCCACTAATTGCCtgttggttttaagttggaagccaaaGAAACTTAACAGTTTAAATATGATTCCCAGCCTTGTTGCTCATATTTTTCTCCTTTAACCATGTTCTCTTCTCTAATGTCTTTCTGGTACTGACTCATCCTTACCAACCAAAGGAAACCCACAAGTCTTATTTATTCTTGTTTGAAAGTATTTCTGCAAACTCACAGGTGGATTTCTGATTTACAGCAAATATAGATactattttaaaagtttttgcattttttcaTCTGTAGCAAATAGATAACACAATTTTCCTAAAAATATGTTACAAAATAGATATGAAaattactttataaataaaagaagtaGAGAAATACATTGTTACCTTCATTGCTGATAAATTGATGGAGTTTAAGGAATCTGGGAATATAAACAAAAGTTAGAGAAGATCTTTACTACAGTGAACATAAAAGAGTTTCATAGTCACGATTTTGAAAATCTGAAGATATTGAGAAAAAGGCAGGTtataaagaaaagtaaaaaacagTTAGATATGAACGTGGAAtacttttttgagaaaaaataggAATTGAATTAATTGAAATTGCAGAAAAATAGGAGACGGAAAGAGATTATCgattgattttaatatttttatttttatttttttagaacttTTCCACTTGTCAAGTTGTTATTGGCAAGGCGACTTGCGCTTTAGTATAAGAGGATTGCAGTGGTTTAAAAAAAACCCCAATATAatcatattataacattataaaaatataaaacatactactgtaataaaatataataattattatataatataatatgattaataataatattacgtttatttatttatttatttttaattagttgaaagttataattttaataattttttgaagatttatgttaaaacttttaaaaaatattttattttgtttttatatatgtgtatatctttatatttgtatgtatattaatttttaaaaaattctagtGAATatctagtttaaattttttataaaaaaaattatgatactgTGTGagttgaaattatataaaatgtgtatatttttatttataatatttctatttttagtttttaatttaaaaatttaaaatatttaaaaaattgattttatatttagttatccacccgcaaccgcaaacgctagctagaactaacttttaattttaagacATACAGAATGGTTTAAAGCAATTTATAGCGGTTTGTGTGATTGTTTTGAGACAATGTAAACGGTAAAAGCTGATAGCAGATAAACCACTTAAGCCAAGCAATCAAATTAGTCAATTAGAACTGAGCCCATTGTTAATAGGGCCTTATTAATAGTCTTTAGTTTCGGCTAATTAGGATGTAACTTCAGGCCATTTTAGTGTTAATCCCTGATAAGAACTAAGCCCATTTCGTTGTATATAAAACACactgtataaaaataatatagaataagatagtatttctttttgtaaattttattatcaatactattaaaacatgagcaatatttatcgactatgttttggagtacaaaaaaagttataatagtccaactaaaataaatacattaattattatcaCATAATGTTTTTTAATCTAACAAGTATCTATTAATAATGAGATATTATTCGATATCCAACCGATTCCTACGTACGTGCAAAAGAAAATcggtttgattaaatatttatataagaaatgttttatgttttaaaaacatttgaaagtaatacttaactttgtttttttgttttttattatcattccacatacagaatatattaaaaacaagttttttaaacaattttaaacaagttaagagttatgatataaaataaaaacatatcaagacttaaaatatatgtgtatttaaatgtataatgtgaATACTAAAGAtcaaatttattcaaaataaaccaaaagtaatatataaattgtaataaattataacaaaataaaataatgttaaatcacatcaactaattttgttaatatatttataatccacatgatcatcttatctttttatttttgaaaaataattatttgtaactttgaattagttatatttaacttaattaatatttaatatacatcATGCCTAAAACTAAGGAGCTAactaactaatttattattttaaactaatgaatataatttaattaatacaaaatttaataataaattaattatattttaattattaatgtgataaataatgatatatatttattaatttgtatatatacagctatatattaatccaaatgcaaaaaaaacaatttcttcaaaaccctcactaaatatataagaatttaattcatatatttagagtattaaaattagatatatatatatatatatatatatatatgtattattattgatatttttacgaACATAGTTTTACGGGTTATTCAAACACAtgcaatatatttatcaaatattaactaattcaacaaatatattaacacaattatatcataaaacactacattaaaacataaattgatgCAAGAGAGTATGTGTCAATAGTTTAATTagttgtaaaatattattatatatataagaaaaatataaataaaaattaatatataatacaaatataaattaaaattaatgcgattaatgaaattaacttttaaatttaacataagtcataaacaaaacatcaaaaaaatctaataacatgtgactaacaaaagtaaacttactaaataaatgaaaattatatttacaaacataaatcaATAAATTGTAATAGACGTATATAAATTGTTGATgctcaaatatatttcatttttaatatgcatCCTCTCAAATATTGATCCATTACGCTTACAACAAGATGCaaatttagtttgactaaaaatagtattaaaattagAACATTACTTTCATTATATATCCATCATTCATCTAAACATTCATGAATATATTAGAATACtctaactataataatttaagtcaaACCGGATTGTATATTGGGTCATCTATTAGTTCAA
This genomic stretch from Raphanus sativus cultivar WK10039 chromosome 3, ASM80110v3, whole genome shotgun sequence harbors:
- the LOC108848023 gene encoding E3 ubiquitin-protein ligase UPL5-like, translating into MTLSRFSDNHHKRKFDDNGVVDNNILQKMKRHELDADHTSPSQQPFPPWRSDENSASNRSSSQSSSSSSTESPTRSESTRLQLFVRMMSGGKTIVIHADKNDTVETLHNRIEFKTKIPVSEQRVIYKGRQLQDDRPLSYYSIEQDSSLHLVGRMRSTEHPVACQVVDDIMYIVSRMLRGDNNNSPPLPRGMSINEKLSSFFSTIPGESEESSSTENYLNIFTSSSVPAALVMLYVSPLEANRICGESSVKLFLNSCLALPDELQSCCLPVVLEFCRLLRRVCPHNGLYGSCRNALGTLLETVQETVDKSEAGFTSLHYRLLSVGEEILPCLSELADLMEQQLVDDSLGPSLYDVQKFSSFWKPLRYAIDFQLSSLIPIALPLRSTVLEAEVGRVRQIFGRLLTTMNICLLRIESSLGRREAMALKWGQYLAVLKIVSSMSELYLGGKEQVVSLINSMKVPFCALILKFVKRGDDHGWISEYKEATTFECRRHLALMLFPDGKEDYTEMHEMLIDRSDLLKEAFEYISKASPGGLLGGLFMEFKNEEATGPGVLREWFYLVCQEIFTPGRTLFLRSADDFRRFSPNPASKVDPLHLDYFKFTGRVVALALMHNVQVGVLFDRVFYLQLTNQTISLEDIKDTDRIMYNSCKQILEMDPVFFDSNAGLGLTFVLETEELGKRETEELKQDGKYTAVNSENRDEYVELLINKRFVTSVSELVEKFSEGFFDILSVPVQSFFRHLHLEDFDGMLRGGENQISVDDWKAHTEYNGFRETDRQIDWFWKILRKMTEEERRSVLFFWTSNKFIPVEGFRGLSSKLYIYRLHEANDRLPTSHTCFYRLCLPKYPTMGLMEQRLRFITQDHVSSSFGKW